Part of the Deinococcus sp. QL22 genome is shown below.
GGTGACGGTCGCACCTGGATAGGATTGACTTCCCGTGAGCTGATCGGCGCCGTGGTCGTACTGGTCTTGGTAATACGCTTCGCCGCTGTGCCACGGGATCAGCAGGTTAGGGGTGCTGTCAAAGGCCAACCCCGCACCCACTTGGGCCTGTAACTCTGGGGTGTTGGTTTGACCCACTTGCGACTTGATCACCCACAAGCCGTCTTGAGGTTCGTAGTATTGCGAGAATCCAGGGGACAGCAGGGGCAACACCACCTCTTGCGTCTGGCGGATAAGTTGTAAGGGATCGCCTTGAACGCTGAGATCTTGTGTCAGCTCACTGAAGGCTTCGAGCATCTTGGTTCGGGCCTCGAGTTCGGCGTGTTGCTCTCGGAGGCGTGCCGTGAGCTGGGCGGTGCGCAGGGCACCTGCCACTTGGCTGCCGAGCACCTGGAGAAAGTCACGGTAAGGGTCATCCAGGCGCTTACGGGCATTCAGGCCGATCACCAGAAAGCCGAGAGGTGTGGTTTGGTCTGGATGGTGCAGAGGCAGGACGGCCGTATGAATCACGGGTTCAGGCCAGGGCTCAACCGTAACCGCAGAGGTGGTCAAGACTTGAGTTTGGTCTCCTGATGTCCAGGGTTCGAAGAGGGCACTCAACACCTCAACTTCCGTCTCGTTCAGCCCGGCTGAACTTGACCACTGAAGGGCGCCGTCCCGTGTGGGCAAGGCCAAGAGGATAAAGGGCAGGTCAGCAGGATTGTCGTCGGCGCTCTGCATGACCGCTGCAGTCACTTGAGCTGCAGTCTCCAGGCTGAGGAGCCGGGCGGTGAGGCGCGCCAGGGTCTGGGTGCGGCGTGCCCCGAGGACGCGCTCCGTGGTCTCATTGACAGTGGCCAACATTCCTTCGACTTGATACGGCCCACGAACCGGGGTATAGCTGGCGTCAAAGTAACACTCTTCAAGGTAACCGTGACGGATCAACGGCACCAGTAAGTCCACGAAAACGATGCTCTCTCCGCGTTCTAGCACAGCGTCGAAGTAGGGCTTGATACCCGGATAGCCGTCGTGCTTGAAGATTTCGGCGGTGGGGGTACCCAGGGCGCCCGGATGTTTGTCCACTCCGAGGATGGGGCGGTAGGCGTCGTTGTAGAGGGCAATCAATTGGTGTGTCCAGCCCAGGTACATCGCCTGCTTGGAGGCCAGGATCAACTCAACATAGGTTCGGAGCTGAAGTGACCAGGTTTCGGGTGATCCGAGAGGGGTGCGCTCCCAATCAAGCGTCCGCATCAGGCGCCCCATCTCACCGCCCTCTTGAAAGAGCGTTTCGCTCAGGGTGGAGGGATTACCTTCGGCAGGGCACATATGGAGCGTTTTAGCAGGTTGAGCGGGACTTGAGGGTGCGGTGAAGAAGATCTCAAGCTCAGGGCACCTGAGGGCAAGTCTGAGTTCGTTCAGCCCACGGGTTCCCTGAGAGATTGCTCGCTGACGTCCACTGTTTGCTCGCCTCGAGCCGCGACGCTTCCCAGGGCCCCCTGCTGCTCTTAGAGCATTTGACAGAATAAGAGGATGGGAAAACGGGTCGGGGCACGTGGGTACAGCATTGATCTCCGAGAACGGATGGTCGCGGCTGCACTGAACGAGCAACACCATCCGTGGGTGGCCCAAACGTTCGGAGTCGATGTTCGGACCATCGCGTTCTATCTGAGGAAACATGAGGCAGGTACCCTCTCACAAGTCAAACGCCCGACCGGGCGTCGCTCGAGCGTGCAGAGCGCGCAGGAGCAGATTCTCCTCCAGCTGCTGGAGGAGAATCTTGACGCGACCTTGGAAGAGCATGCTCGCCTGTTGGAGGCCAAGACTGGTCTCAAGATCAGTGACCGGACCGTCGACCGGGTCTTCCGGCGACATGGCATCACCTACACAAAAAACGCGGGTCGCCGCCGAACCCAATGAGGAACTACGTCAGCAGGTCCTGAATGACCGCCATGCCCGACCTTCAGACTCCGGCCCGGCTGGTCTTTCTGGATGAACGTGGCTTCAATACCACGATGACTCTGATCTTGCTAGGGTTCTGTGGAGGAGGAGTTCAGTCTGACCGACAATGGAGACTGACATGACCGCCAGTAAAAACCACTACACCGCCGAGTTCAAAGAAGAAGCCGTGCGTCTGGTGATCAGCAGCCAGAAAAGCTGCGCTGAGATCGCCCGCAACTTGGGTGTTCCACCGTATTTAGTCGTACGCTGGAAACAGCATCACGAGCAACAAGGGGCGGTGGGCCGCCCCCAATTCACCGGACGCGGCGTCGCCGCGTTGAGTGAGCAGGAAGCGCGGTTCAAGAAGCTAGAACGAGAGCTGGAAATTACCCGTCAGGAACGCGATATTCTGAAAAAAGCACTGGCCTTCTTCGCCAAAGACCACTAATTTACGGGTTCATTGAGCAGCATCGGCATGAGTACAGCATTGAGCGGCTGTGCAAGACGCTCGGTGTCGGGGTCAGTGGCTATTTTGCGTGGTGGAGAAGGCCCAAAAACTGCTATCGGGTGGAAGACGTCGCTCTGACCGAGGCCATTCGAACCATTCATCAAGTCAGTAGGGGCACCTACGGTGCCCCTCGTGTCCAAGCCGCACTCGTGGACGAGGGAAAACAGGTCAGCCGAGCACGAATTACTCGGCTGATGAAGGCAGCGGGACTGAAGGCTCGCTGCAAGCGGAAATTTCGCGTGACCACCAATTCAAAACACCCGCACCCAGTGGCCGAAAATCTACTGAATCGCGAATTTGTTGCCGAACAACCCAATCAGAAATGGGTGACGGATATTACCTATTTACCCGTGGCTGAGGGCTGGATGTACCTCGCTGTGGTGATGGATCTGTTCTCTCGCAAAATCGTGGGTTGGGCCATGCGGGCCACCCTGCAGACCGAGTTGGTCGTCGCTGCGCTGGACATGGCACAGCAGATTCGGCGTCCTGGACAAGGATTGCTCCATCATTCGGACCAGGGAATTCAATATGCGAGTCGCGAGTATCGACAAGCACTGGAGCGCCTCCAGGCGCTCCAAAGTATGAGCCGAAAGGGAGACTGCTGGGACAACGCGGCGATGGAGAGCTTCTTCGCCACCCTCAAGCTGGAACTGGAACTCGACACAGCACAAGGAAACCGCGCTGACACACGTAATCTGGTCTTTGAGTGGATTGAGGTGTTTTACAACCGCGAGCGTCGTCACTCTAGCTTGGGGTACCGCTCACCGACTCGCTTTGAGCAACACCGCGCCACACTGAACTGATCCTCCACGAAGGCATTGCAATATCAGCTCGCGAATGCAGGTCAAGTGTGATCGCCAAATACAGCCAGCCCTCTTTGGCCTAGATATTTGGCCTTGATAAACGTCAAATCAGAGCCCCACACCGTATTGGCAGGTTGAACGGTGAATTCTCTGTGGAGCAGATTGGGACAGACTGCACCGCCAGGGTCACGGTCGGGTGTACGCACAAATCGTCGCTTTCCCTTGGCCCGGAGACCACCCACCCGCAAGGGGCGCGAAATCCGCTTTCGGGAAACGTGTCGTCCTTCAGCACGCAGATCAGTCTGAAGACGAGGCGCACCGTACCTTCCTTTGCTCGCTTGGTGCAGCTCACGGATGCGCTGCTGGACACGTTCAGCACCCGACACAAAACTTTCAGCGGATACTGGGTGCGCCACTCCCTAACGAACACATATTTCAACGTGTGGTCTCTCTGGCAAAGAAGGCCGCGGCTTTTTTCAGTATCTCGCGCTCCTAACGCAGAATTTCGTTTTCTTTCCGCAGGCGTTTGAGTTCCTCTTGCTCGGGTGTTAACAGCTGACGGCCCTGACCAGGGAAGGCCAACTCCCCGCTGTGCTGGTCGGCTTTGATCCACTTTCTCAAGGCTGAAAGTTCAATGCCAAGGTCGCAGGCGGTGCCTGCGATATTTTCGGTGGACTGCGCGAGTTGGCCAGCGTCTCGCTTGAATTCGGCGGTATACGTTTTGCGTTGGGTCGTGGGGTGCCTCCTATGATCGGGGCTGAACTCCATGTGTGCAAACGCGACTTACCCTCAACGTAAGTGCCGAGCAATGACGATCAGCGTTGGCTGCTGTGGGCATGCGGTCACGCTGATGTTAAATCTTGACGAACTCCTGCACGTCCATCACGAACATGACCGCGCCGCCGACAGCCACTTCGATGGGATCGCCGGATAAGCCTTCGTGCTGCTCGCCCATCGGCACGCCGGGAGTGACGAGGCGGGTGCGGGCGCGGCAGGTCTGCTGCACATGCCGTTTTAAATCGGCCAGCCGCTCATCGGTGACGCCAACCATCAGGGTGGTGTTGCCTTCGCGCAGGAATCCGCCGGTGCTGGCGAGTTTCGTGACGTCAAACGCGTTCGTGGTCAGCACCCGAACCAACGCAGAGGCGTCTGCGTCTTGAATCACCGCCAGCACGAGCTTCATGAGGCGCAGGATACCAGAGCGGCAGTGAGGGGCGCGGGACGATGGGTGATGTGGCTGGGGCATCTCTTGGTCGTCCGTTGACTGAGTCTGGCCAATGAGTCAGAGGCCATGTTGCTAAGGTCAACGGATCCAAGCTGCCAAGGACAACGTGATTCTGAGAGGTTCAAGACCACTCAACGGACGATCAATAACGCAACCGAGCTTGGAACTTCGACGTGGCCTGCTGTTCACCAGCCCGCGAGTGCGTCCTCTAGGGCCTGGTCACTCCATTTGGCATAGACGCGGGTGGTTTCGATGCTGCGGTGACCGAGGTGGCGGGCAGCGTACTCGAGGCTGCCGGTCTGCCGAACGAGGCGGGTGCCCGCGTAGTGGCGGAAGGCGTGCCCCGGTAACGGGTTTCGGCCCGGTTGGCGATGACCTGGAGGCGCCGCCGGGCGGCAGTCTGCGTACCACCAATGACCGCGCCCTCTCGGGGCAAGACTTGCGGAGCAGCGATCAAAGTACGGGTCAGGGTCACGCGGCGAGTTTTGCCGCCTTTACCGTGTTGAACCGTCAGGACACCGCCGGGCAGGTCAAGATCGTTCCACGTTAACTG
Proteins encoded:
- a CDS encoding IS3 family transposase (programmed frameshift) produces the protein MTASKNHYTAEFKEEAVRLVISSQKSCAEIARNLGVPPYLVVRWKQHHEQQGAVGRPQFTGRGVAALSEQEARFKKLERELEITRQERDILKKAPGLLRQRPLIYGFIEQHRHEYSIERLCKTLGVGVSGYFAWWRRPKNCYRVEDVALTEAIRTIHQVSRGTYGAPRVQAALVDEGKQVSRARITRLMKAAGLKARCKRKFRVTTNSKHPHPVAENLLNREFVAEQPNQKWVTDITYLPVAEGWMYLAVVMDLFSRKIVGWAMRATLQTELVVAALDMAQQIRRPGQGLLHHSDQGIQYASREYRQALERLQALQSMSRKGDCWDNAAMESFFATLKLELELDTAQGNRADTRNLVFEWIEVFYNRERRHSSLGYRSPTRFEQHRATLN
- a CDS encoding cyclic-di-AMP receptor codes for the protein MKLVLAVIQDADASALVRVLTTNAFDVTKLASTGGFLREGNTTLMVGVTDERLADLKRHVQQTCRARTRLVTPGVPMGEQHEGLSGDPIEVAVGGAVMFVMDVQEFVKI